The stretch of DNA ACGTTTTTTTGGTATGACACACATCAAGCCACTTGTGTATTTTTCCTCATTTTTTCTTTTAAATTTACATATAATTTACGTAAACTCACTACGATACGCGCCAAAACAAAAAGGAGAACTATGTTATTGGCGACGATCAAAAACAAACTTGCATTTTTACTCATTATTATTTTTTTAGGATTTAGTGCATTGGGACTTGAAAGCCTCAAAGAGGGAAACGATGCGAAAATGGCAGCAATTCGACTCACCAATATCGCTGATATTGAAAATACGATGATGGCATTGCGCGTTGAACAGCGTGATTATCAGCTCTATTTTAAACAAACCAATTTGGATCGTTATGAAAAAACTTATCAACAATTAATTGGAGATTTGGACGCGCTGAAACTCATTCTTCAAAGTCCTTCAAATCACCAACGTATTGAAACGCTTAAAAAACTCTTGGTTCAATGGCATGATGTCAACGTTCCACGAATGCAACTTTTTAAAAAATACGGCGCAACCATGCATGAACCAAGTTTCGCTCAAAATTATCCTGAAGATGCCAAAAAACTTGATGAGTACTACAAACAAAGCAGCCAAAGCTTTGTTGTTCTCTCGGAAAAAATAGACGATTTGGCAAGCTCTGTGAAGAAAAATAACTTCAACCGCCTTGACACCAACATCATGATGTCTCAAATTACGTTAGGTATCATTTTGGTCATTGTTCTGGTCATCTTTTTCATTGTAACGCGTTCGATTAAAAACTCTGTTGCGCGTGCCAAAGTGGGATGTGAATTGATGCGCCAAAACAAAGATTTGAGTATGAAGATAAACATTGATTCTAAAGATGAGATCAACGACATCATCCAAGCGGTTAACTCCCTTGTTGCAGATGTAGCTAGTGCGCTAAATGATGCCAAAGACAATGCCATCGAAAATGCTTCTGTTGCGGAAGAACTCTCCAGCACAAGCCTCCAGATCGGGAAGCGCGCCGAAGAAGAGGCAAAAGTCGTTTTTGAAACAACCAACGATGCCAAAGAGGTTGCGAATGCCATCACTGATGCCAGTGTGCAGTCACAAAATGTTAAAGACATCACCGCACATGCCCAAGAGAGCCTTCTAAGTGCGCAAAAACTGCTCAATGAAACCATCTCGCAACTCAGTAATACGTCTGAGGCAGAAGCAGCCATCAACGAGCGCCTGAACCACCTCTCAAACGAAGCCCAACAGGTCAAATCCGTTCTTGATGTCATCGGCGACATCGCTGACCAGACCAATCTTCTAGCGCTTAATGCCGCCATTGAAGCAGCAAGGGCGGGTGAGCATGGGCGTGGATTTGCTGTCGTTGCCGATGAAGTGAGAAAGCTGGCAGAACGTACCCAAAAAAGCCTTATCGAGACCAATGCCACGGTCAACGTCATCGTTCAGTCCATCAGTGACATCAGCGGCGAGATGAATCACAACGCCAAACGCATCCATGAACTCTCCGAATTTTCCAACCAAGTGACGACCCAAACCAACGATGCCGTAGGCATGCTTGACCAAAGTGTTCTTGCAACCGATGAAGTCGTTGAAAAAGCAAATAGCAATGTCAAGCTCATCAAAACAGCGGTCATCGAAAAAATAGGAGAGATCAACACACTCTCAAGCTCCAATGCTAGAAGTGTCGAAGAGATCGCCGCTGCGGCAGAACACCTCTCCAAACTCTCTTCCACACTTAGCCATACTCTAGCACAATTTAAAACAGCCTAACCTCCTTCGTCCAAAGAGAAACAACCTCTTTGGACACTTTTTTAACCAATAATTCGCTATCATTTTGGACTTTACATGTAAAAGGTTTGACGTGTTAGAACAGACTATTTCCTTGAAACTCACTCCACTTTTTAAACCACGCGATGAGAAGCCGAGCATTCTTTTAGGTTTTTGTGGCGATGCCCTTTTGATGGCAGTGGACGGCACGTTGCCTCCTTCGCATCTTTTTGAAAATTTGGGTAAACCACGCCATAGTTTTCACATCGGTGAGATCGAAGAGTCACTCTATACGCTCCTTATTTGGGATGAAACGCTTGCCCTTCCTGAACACCTTGTCAAAACCAATCTTCGAGAGTTCCTTGACTTCCACCCACCGCATCTTTTTGCCATGCTCGCTCGAGCCAAACAGCTCGCACACTGGCTTTACGACAACCAATACTGCGGTCGTTGTGGCGATCCCGTAGGCTATGCTCCTGAGTTTTCAGCGCTTACATGTAAAACCTGTGGCTTTACTATTTTTCCACGTCTTTCACCTGCGTGCATTGTGCTTATCACCAGAGGCGAAGAGATACTGCTAGCCCGTTCACCCTACTTTCAAGCAGGCATGTACAGCCTTTTGGCTGGCTTTGTGGAAGCGGGAGAAAGTGTTGAAGAGAGCGTACATCGTGAAGTGTTTGAAGAAGTAGGCTTACGCGTCAAAAACCTTCGCTATTTTGGCTCACAACCATGGCCTTTCCCTCACTCGTTGATGATCGGCTTTTTTGCAGAGTACGAAAGTGGCGAA from Sulfurospirillum arsenophilum NBRC 109478 encodes:
- a CDS encoding methyl-accepting chemotaxis protein, with the translated sequence MLLATIKNKLAFLLIIIFLGFSALGLESLKEGNDAKMAAIRLTNIADIENTMMALRVEQRDYQLYFKQTNLDRYEKTYQQLIGDLDALKLILQSPSNHQRIETLKKLLVQWHDVNVPRMQLFKKYGATMHEPSFAQNYPEDAKKLDEYYKQSSQSFVVLSEKIDDLASSVKKNNFNRLDTNIMMSQITLGIILVIVLVIFFIVTRSIKNSVARAKVGCELMRQNKDLSMKINIDSKDEINDIIQAVNSLVADVASALNDAKDNAIENASVAEELSSTSLQIGKRAEEEAKVVFETTNDAKEVANAITDASVQSQNVKDITAHAQESLLSAQKLLNETISQLSNTSEAEAAINERLNHLSNEAQQVKSVLDVIGDIADQTNLLALNAAIEAARAGEHGRGFAVVADEVRKLAERTQKSLIETNATVNVIVQSISDISGEMNHNAKRIHELSEFSNQVTTQTNDAVGMLDQSVLATDEVVEKANSNVKLIKTAVIEKIGEINTLSSSNARSVEEIAAAAEHLSKLSSTLSHTLAQFKTA
- the nudC gene encoding NAD(+) diphosphatase translates to MLEQTISLKLTPLFKPRDEKPSILLGFCGDALLMAVDGTLPPSHLFENLGKPRHSFHIGEIEESLYTLLIWDETLALPEHLVKTNLREFLDFHPPHLFAMLARAKQLAHWLYDNQYCGRCGDPVGYAPEFSALTCKTCGFTIFPRLSPACIVLITRGEEILLARSPYFQAGMYSLLAGFVEAGESVEESVHREVFEEVGLRVKNLRYFGSQPWPFPHSLMIGFFAEYESGELRLQPEEIEDAKWFTKETLPKLPNLATISGMIINEWLKDH